GCCCTAAGCCTCAGCCCAGGatgcctgtcctggtgcctgacCCACGTGTAACCTTCATGTCTCTGCGGCTCTGCGGCTGTGTGAGGTGCAGCCTCACGTCAGGCTGGGGACAACACCAATTTTGCTCTTCACAAACCCTCTACAAAGGGGCGCCCTGAGCTCTCGTCACCTCAGAAATACAGGCAGCAAGATCCCTTGGGACTGTGAACGGCCAGTTGACACCTCCCTTGCTAAGCCACAGCTCTGGAGTAAGCGAGCAGAGATGCCGTTGTTACTCATGCGTGCACAGAGATAGTCCAAGCTGAATTACTGGGTGCAAACCAGTCTGAGAGCCTTCAGTTAAGGAAGGGCATGTCCTTGTGCCAGGTACACGGGCATGGCACGCCGCAGAAGCCACAGCCAGTGCCTCCCAGACCCTTCTGCTCTAAGGACCCTGAAAAAGGCTTTCAAAATTATCTAGTAATTTTGGATGTCTGACTGGAAATACCATAATGGAAAAGACTCTTAGAAAGTGCTTACCAACCAAATTCTAAAAATCTGGCTCCTTCCCCATGTCTCAAATCGAGTATCCAGACTCATTAGACACTTTAGAAGACCCTGGTCTGACCTTTATCATACAACAATTTTCCTAAACTGTCTTTTTTCAAGCTGAAATTTGCCAGACTGGTCTTTGAGAGAGGACTTTGGATAGTGGAGCAGAAACGTACTGCCAATGCACTGTTGCCTCCACACTCACACAAAGAGTATTTCATTAACAAAATAGGTCTAAAACAGAAATGACAGTGGATAGAAGGCAGTGATGCCAAGTAAATCATCTCCCAATACtgattaaaagtgtttttttttttctggcgaAGACATGACAGGGTGTAAAATGACTGTTTCCTTATATCTATTGTAACATGCTTCACGTTTTAAAATCTGCCCTACTGTCCATGTGTTTTTTTAACAATTACAATGAGAGAAAAATGTCGATACATTTCTTAACAGATTTATCTACAGGCAGCCATACATTGAATGCTAAAACTGGTTTCATTAGACCAATGTGCCTGACACTAGGTTAAAGGAAACTCAGAGAAACTTAATCTATGTAGTATatcaagagaaaatgaagaggtgCTTGATTATAGTCTGCAAGAGGTCTCTGATAATTGAGGACACTGTTCTCCAGCAgacaaaagcagaataaaattcaaCAATGAGGAAGCAGAACTAGACAAACTCAGattagaaataaaagataatttttcaCTTGAGCGTAACTAACAATTGGAAGAAAGcttgcccagcagtgctgtagccTTTAAGTTACCTAAGTCTTCAAATCAAGACCGGTCGCCTTTTGAAAAGATGTTCCAGCTCAAGCACAATTTGCGTGCTTGATCGTAGGGATCACTGGGTGAAATCTGATGTATTACGGAAGGCCTCAGACTGAAGGATCACAGTGGTTCTTCTAGCTTTGAACCTTCTTATTCTGAAGAGAAGCTTAACTTGGTTTGACTGAAGCCAATTTCTCATCAACTTAAGTTACGCTGAACTAAATGtggtttaaaatgaaataagtgATTTGTACCGATTTAATTAAGTCTTTCTGAAGTCCTCTTTAGTTAAACGAGTGGAAGTTTCTCCTCTAAGACACAGCTTTTTTGAGTAGCAGAAAAGAATTATGAAGACCGAAGAGCTGAATATTGCTCAGggaaacatatttatatttttatgtgttttcACAATTACAAGCAGCTGTACTGATGGATCAGATTTCCAGTCCCTTCTAAGAAAAGTGTGCATCTGCTctatttattttcagtctctcAGAGGATTCTTTAAAATTATGTTCTTTTATGCCAACCAGCTGCGGCCCTCCGCGGCAACGCAAGGGTGTAACAGAGAACACAGGGAGGCCCGGTGTTTTCCTATCTGCACTCCAGCCCTCCCTTCTGCTCTAAATACTTAGGATAAATATGCAGTCTTCTTGATTAGTCagccaaaaaaacagaagaggaaaaactgcctacattttcagttaaatttaaaaatacatagtgGTCAGCTTTACCATGGACCTCAAGCGAGACACGGGGAAGAAGCACGACACTAGCAATGAGCCTCTGCTCTTCGTTCTACCACCCCAATTACCCCAGGGCAAGGCACTCAAAAGGAGAGGCTGGGCGAGAGGAGGACTTGGCAAATCAAACGTCCAGGAGGGACTATGGTCAGCCTAACAAAGCCACCTCACCCTTACAAAACACAGGCTTTAACCCCAATCTTAGCATTTAGCAAGAACAGAAAAGGTCGAACAGCggcaaagcagaaaaatacaagCCCCTTTCCCCACAAAGCCCAGCTTCCACTCCATTCTCTTCTCAAGTAGTGATTAAACCAGCATCTTCAAGTATCAAGCAGCAACCACCCTAGTGGTAAAATCTATAGGTCTCAATTTGCAAAGAGGGGACACAAAAACCCTAAAATAAAACACTCCGAGGAGAAATTGAGTTTCTCTCCAGCTTTCCAGATTATTCTCACTACAGAGATCCTTGCAAAATTCCCAAACTCCGGTGCCAGGAAATAACTCGACCGCAAAGTCCTGCATAGCTGCTCAGTATGCCGCTCCTCCGAGTCAGCGCTGCACCAGCGGCATGCAGTCCACCTTACAGCTGGGGCGCCGGTGCCACTGGCTGGGACACCGGCTGGCCTCCTGCCCCATGCAGGAACGTCATTCTGTCAAATGCACAGCTAGAGATAAAAAGGCAGCTGACTTCCAAGAAACAATTTGCAGCTGCCTGATGTTAGCCTATGTGCTAACACCACTGCACACAGGCAACTGATGGGAGGAAAAAGTCACGAGAGATGAAAAACTATCTTACTCCATCCAGTGGTACCCTACTAAAAATCACAGATAACTGtcaatatttagaagaaaaaaaagggccACTTACGGGTCTGAAGGATTTGAAGactttttccagtatttcatgGAGCGTCTTTTTCCCACAGGAAGAAATGTAATCCTGTGCAAGCTGCAGAAAAGGTAAGCAGTCCTCACTTTCACTCCACACGTGCTGAAAGCCAAcagcaacagaagaaggaaaaggcattAACAGGAATTCACGCTGACCTTTTCACATGATTTTATAAGGTGACATGCTGTAAACATGTGCCAAAGTACGCTGGGCCTGCAGTTCAGATCCGTGCCGAGGACAGGCATGGTGCGCTATTTCAAACGGCAAGCAAGGTccagtatttttaaagcagcGCCCAGAGGAACGATTTTGATTTTATTAACACAATGAATCAGAAAGCCGGGAAATCAGTCCTCCACAAGAGGAGCCTTCTTATGATTGCACTGGTAATGAAGAGCGAGCATGCCTTGCGCATACACATTTTTATGAGTAAAGGTGTTTTTGTTTGACGCTAGCCCTGCGTGGGTCTGGAAGTCAAGTTGGgttttctctgcttctgcctcaTGGGTTGCAAAAAAGCCCTCAGAAGGAGCTAAAGCATCTCTGTCTTGCTGGTGTTAGCGCGAGGGTGATGCGACCCTGAAAATGGGAATTGCTGTATAATTGCTGATGATGCAGAAGAAAAGACGATGCAGAATATAACCACGGGTTAGACGCAGAGCCAAGGAGAGACATTCGGGCACCCACAACATGCCCATGCTTCTTAACATGCCCCCTCCCTCTGTTTGCAGGCTTGTTCCTCCTAGACCTGAATCTCCTCTTCCTGGGCAGGTGCATTTACAGCCATTTGGGCTATTCCTCTCAACTCACTCTCACTTGAGAGAGGCCGGCTCCCCAGCCTGACTCAggaaagcctctcccaaaattgACACTTATTCTGCTGGTATGAGGTCGCTGGAAACAGGGAGCTGGCAAGCGATGCTGGAAGCCCTCAGACAGCAAGGCTTCTTGCGTACACGTGCAGCCCGCACATAATCTAGTGTGTATTTTTAAAGACCTTCTTTTTGAAGACTCTGCGCCCAGGACTGTCTCAGGGAGTCTGCTGAACAGAGAAGCACAATACTGCAAAATTGGTATGAGACTCTTATACCTGTACTTTTGCACAGCGATTCTTTTCCCTAACGCGCCATGTAGCTTTCTACTGTGCTGTAAAGAGCAGGTTATGCCCAAGTAAGAAGAGAGGAGGATCTCTCCGAAGCTTAACTAACATTCGGGAAAAGAGTAAGAATCACAGACGTTTCAGTGCCTTCCTGTTCAGTGCTGAATACCTGCCAGGCACGTACCTTTACATTTCTCTAAAGAAAACCCTACATAACATCACCTAAGCTGCCTCTTTAAGATAAAAAGTATAAATGTCTTCCTACTAACCTCACTTGACCTACATTTGCTTTGCTGCCTGTTGCATTCTGCAAGCATACATGtagtaaaatgttttaagaaaaaacctTCTCTTACTGAATAGGTTCTGCTCTTTCCACATACCCAGAGTCATCTCTTACCACTCTAGCAACAAAAACAAGTTCTTCACACTCTtgccagctctcacagacacatACCACAAGCCTCATGATATTTTGTGCCATCTTACAGCCATGGGCCTTGTAGTCCTATAAATATAcaaccaaatttcagcttttgtttacccaaaaaaaaaaaaagaatcaggccTTTGTGATTTCTATGGACTAAAAAGGTAAAAGGTACATTAAATGAACTCAAATGAACcctctttaaaatatcaaatgaaCCTTCTCAAAAATCACAACATTTTAAGAACAGCCTTGAGATTTTGGAGGTCTGACTCATGATTTCTTAATACTTGAGGTTAGCAGTAACCCTTTTATTACTTCTAATCTTTATGAGTCAAACTTAAGAGCTGGATTTTATGGATTGGTAACTTATGAGTTGTCCTAAGCTTTTTGCAACTGTTTATCTGTATAAAATGGTTATGCCCATTAACATCCTGATTCTTGTTTAAATTGTGGCTTCTTTTGACAACCAGAGCTACAGATGGGAGCTTCcacattaaatgaaaaaaaaatcagacattgcccttttttaaagtacaaattaTAGCTAGCTTGTTCCCCAGGAAACTTAACCTTCTGTTAGCCTAGCGTTTTTTGAGAGTCACTTTTCAAACCGCACATTTTAGACTCCGGCATGAATTTGTCAGCAGTAGCTCAAAACAAGCCCATCTAGCACACGAgaagaaaacccaaacaaattaCTTGATCTTTTAGTCTTTGAAGAGACTTTTTCGCATAGCATCGTAAGGCAATACGCAAGTAAGGCTTCCAACAATTTCCACATCTGCAGAAGATTTAAAACTTTGGTTATAGCAACAACTTGCTATGAAAGGTCTCGCATGCTGCTAGGGCAGGCACCTCATTTGGAAATGGTTTGATTTCATCTCCTGAAAGAAAAACCACCTTAACCATAACAAAGACCAGCATTATATCCTCCGTAACGCAGCTTCATCTACTGCTGCGTTACAGAGTTCAGTGCTGCATCGAGCCAGTGCGGGAGCTGAATCGCACCACTCTGACTCACGTATCTCCAGAGGAACCTGCAAAAGGAATTTTGGCCTCTCAAAATACAACAACAAACGTAATTTGAGGATTCAGCTCCCGCTTAGGAAGTTAGAGCAGTCAGTGAAACTGCACGTACAGAGATGCTTTTCCTGGAAAAACCGTGGAGCCTTAGTATCTCTCTGCAGTGGGAGAAGCGGGCTGCTGGCGATCTGGTGGACAACAGGGCTCAGTCGTGGCTGTgcaattcaagaaaaataaacctcATCATCTGAGTATGTGTTTTTCAAGCTTGCCCAGTTTTGCTCACGGTTGCTTTGTGTTACTACAAAAAGCGCACAGCCACTAATTTCCACCTCAGCTGACCTAGGATCATGGCTGAATTATTTAGTTCAGCATCTATACATAGTACATAGCTGAGGCAATTCATAGGGTTGCACCTGAAGGGGGTTTGTTCTCCCTCCCGTCCTCACATGATTCAGCGCTGCTAGATGACACAGTCACCTCCTACATCACCCTTTTCCACCCAGCCCACCTGTTGAGCATGCTAGCAGAACTTTTTCTTCGTGGAGATCGTTCTGCTAAGGAAAATACTCAGGTTCACTGCCTCTTTTCTACAATATATTACAGGAAATCTTGCAACAAGGTGGCACAACGTTTGTATTTGCCTTATCAGCAACAGCAAGGTGGCAAAAAAATGCAGACGGTAAGGCACAGCATCTCAGCCCCCACCCACACTGTTTATAGCTATACGGCAAGTTCAGCTAATTTGTTTTGAGAGCAACATAAGCCTCAGAAGCTAAATTATACATAATCTAGCTATATAAAATGCTGATTCAGCAAGGTTTAGGTGTCCAGGCGGTACTGAAAAAGCCAGTAGGCACCCAGATGCATCTTTCGCATCCCTAACGTGATTTAAAAAACGTGGTCCAAAGGTACCTTTTCATGAAGTTAAAATTATATGATTTTTGTGATCTAGAATCCCTGATTTAATGCAGGATTCAAATTATTCTCTCCCAGATCGTTTTTTGACAGCCTTTCcatgtctttctcctcctctcttttaaGCTTGTCATGTTCATCATTTCCTCCTTAAAAGTTAGGAGTTATCATGGGCTTCTCTGGCACCTCCTACGTAGCTTTTTAAATCACGTTATTAGGAAATGAACACGTAAAGCAAGTGAACAAGAATATCAAGCACCACATGCTTATTAAATGTGAGGCCTCTTTATAAGACTCGGAGGGTGTAAAAGGGCCATAAAGTGTGCCACTGCAAATCCGGTTTACATTTACTCTCACTTTCATGCTCCTTCATGTTACCAGAGGCATGAAACAAGGCTCAAGTGCAAAGGAGAATCAGTTCCCTGCTTGTATTAAGtctccttaaaataaaatttatcctGCAATGGCACGTAGAAGTGGCATGTTCCACTATCTtctggaataaagaaaaaagaaaagaagaagaaaaggaagggaagggaagagggaagggaagagggaagggaagagggaagggaagagggaagggaagagggaagggaagagggaagggaagagggaagggaagagggaagggaagagggaagggaagagggaagggaagagggaagggaagagggaagggaagagggaagggaagagggaagaaaatgtcTTCCAAAAACAAGATAGCCAAGCTGGGAGCACAAATGAAGCCCCAAAGTGCtagaagcagaaaacaagatgCTGGTGAATCAGCTCATTAGTGGTCCTTAATCGCATTAAAGAGACACCACCAGCAGGAAAAGAACTAAGAATGACATTTATCTGCCTACCTTAAGAGTATTATTATTACAAAAAGTGCCCTAACTAATTATGCCAAAAAGGGCAGGAGAAAACACTATCTCTTGTTGATGCTCTGCATCTGACAGCAGTTGCCCTTCTGCTCCGTTTTACTATTGGCAGCTTTGGGCAGGGGCTCCTTCACACAGCAACCctggaatgaaaatatttgccaaaaaaagaaaaaaaaaggaaaatgtggttGCAAACTCACAAAAATTGGCCTGCCTTGGAAGCACAGGAATAGGGTCTGAAACtgcttaagctttttttttttttttaattgattcaattttgttttgagaaggtCCTTTCAATTACTGTGCAGTACATAATGACACAAtccacataaaagaaaaataaggagcCTTCTTTAAAATTTCTGGAACGGTTTGCGTCCCTGGGTGGAATAACAACTTCAGACAGTCCAGCAATGGGATGGCTGCTTGAGAGCCCGGCCGGCAGCCGCGCGGCCCTTTCCGGGCACGAGCCCCTCTCGGCGGGAGCACGCGCCAGGGTTTGGGGGGTGccaggcggccgggcggccgtCCCTGGGTGAACCCCGCAGTGCATCGGGGCAATCCCCGGCCAGGGACGCGCCACCGGCACCGCCGCTGAAGGTCTGACACGTCCGCCGGACGGGGGCAAAACTGAAATCCCAATAACTTCTTCCATAATTTGGCGCGACCACCCGCCCGGCATAAGGAGCAAACGCCCTGCCGGCCGGGATTCGGGGCCTCGGCGGAAGGCGCTCAGCCGCGCTTTGCTCCCATTAACCCGTCTGTCAAACGCGTTCCTACTCCGCTTACCTGTTGGGAGAGGAATTAATGAACGTTTGTCAAACAGGTCGAGGGATGGAAGTTGCTCCAGGAACGGAAGGAGCGACCACGTTTCTACAATAACACTCTGTGCTAGGAGCTACTTTAAataacacatatacatatatatatacacacacacatatatatgcacatgcatacatacacatatacagagATAAAAACATGAATATATGTCCTTTAATTGCGCTTAAGCGGAGCTCTGCAGCGGAGAAGCCCTGTGGCGAGGCTGAGCTTTCGGGCTGCGTTGGAGGCCACGGGCAGAGTGGGGGGTGATGGGGataaccccccttccccccccccgcccgccgccccggtgACCCCGgcggcgccgtcggggccgttTGCGGCACGAACTCGCGGGTCGGCCCTGCGGGGGCGGGACTGGGACTGGGATTGGGATTGGGATTGGGATTGGGGGGGAGGCGGTACCTGCCgaggccggagccggggccgggggcgcggggcggccccgccgtcCCGACTCCATTTTATTGCCGCCCGCTCTCCATTTGCCGTGACAGCCCGTCCCCGCCCGGCGCCCCCACGCCGcgggggggacggacggacggacggacggacggacggcagGCAGCCCGCTCGCCTCGCCCCGCCATCCccggaggaggtggggggggggaggaagaggaggcgagGAGGGGGGGGATGCCGTGCCCGGCCCCCCGCTCGGCCCTGCCCGCGGGGCCACCCCGCAGCCTCCATCTTGCAGGTTTCGGCGTGCGCCGccgagcatcccccccccccccccgccccgcgcaccccccctccccagcgccgCAGTCGGGGTGCCCGGCGTGGGGGtcgggcggggagcggggagggaggtgggtcACCGGCACTCACGAAATTGTCGCCGCAGGCGGCGTCCGGGCAGAGGACGTAGAAGGAGACGCCGGGCTCGGCGTAGAAGTCCATGCGGCGCTCCGTCTCCTCGGCGGCGATGAGCTGGAAGGGCGTCCGGGCGCACCAGCGC
This genomic interval from Struthio camelus isolate bStrCam1 chromosome 2, bStrCam1.hap1, whole genome shotgun sequence contains the following:
- the MTURN gene encoding maturin: MAFEALAEAAERWCARTPFQLIAAEETERRMDFYAEPGVSFYVLCPDAACGDNFHVWSESEDCLPFLQLAQDYISSCGKKTLHEILEKVFKSFRPLLGLPDVDDDAFEEYNADVEEEEPEADHQQMGVSQQ